The Carassius gibelio isolate Cgi1373 ecotype wild population from Czech Republic chromosome B12, carGib1.2-hapl.c, whole genome shotgun sequence genome has a segment encoding these proteins:
- the LOC127969251 gene encoding proliferation marker protein Ki-67 isoform X2 — translation MSPFCELYQMVKQDLAAKSPWKSELPKTPLARPQVGHKKVLAADVKSSPIPVPTTSTKKRRSSKSKSEDSTGPAIIQSSLNANVEEKPTEDMPSVGPSTPSITEKNIIPVSQKKRTPLKSPQKFSADDVVQQIVIEPQPEEKTPKSPKGRRSGGSQNQSLSHQIPSVEPQTPGSEDKNTEVKMSPRTSPRANAGKRFQVQDVLPEITATTSASKKQGNELCDGNESYNEVTIPKSKKKRVSFGGQLSPELFDKRLPPNSPLRRGAAPRRSLGLSQKPQSLLRRASTIGLMALRLAETFPEAQKHSPKRASPKRTASPAKTQSPGKKSPSTKARTPSPAKKSPCSKAKTPSPKPQKSPSASTKAPTPSSSPATPRTPSSAKRASSSAIESVGDMSLTVTPRVQGRFSISRISTPSPVQDQGDESEPQSTIVDVPQKCVTPKIPLRRKSMKSSSRKTPKSAIKSALDVMRSRRSGASRANLKVLTSWADIVKFGQTKPQMEVTTKKKSTKNIVVKKTAVPKPKTPARRLKDDVSTGHAASPLTIVVGKAHMKTNQSVGAAPKIVPNIALFKKDMKMDEDLTGVAEIFKTPANTRSKNRVLVNNECPEILLNEISVMKTPEELGEMMVSPLSVVSTAKRGGYNNEAVTRLLLDNQDDSLLEDESLSQLPENSNEASFHDIIPDVETPSDVQMEEEAAAPEAVVKTPKQRAAPSLCLTGVKRLMKTPKQKAEPIEDLRGKLLKTPKVFKPSQHESLEGVKELLKTPKYRGAPVEDMVGVKRVMQTPKEKSKPVLCAAGLQRLMRTPKEKAEQHEDLTGVKELMKTPKIEGAMVENQLGPKRLVKTPKRKRNQVEEDLTGVQQLMKTPKHKGEPVEDEMCVQRLMQTPKEKDVPVEEISGLKQVIQAPNQKEDPVSSQFGISDLMRTPQFKESLAEDYSGFKEFQSENSSSLTTESRVTEPTEIQEPEESGSGFIPVEGLDEEHDEENVCPVKTMETEVVKSVDLQCTAKVVESNQSDQEVETVIPQERHPDQNEESISVEAVDVFSFGADEKTQEQSEEAVCVSDNTNATVGATPTAEPEELIKSPPANKIQRGSRGRAAQKSKNEMVKAPAVLSLIEEENMSCPIPASPARGRRGKILLEVPEMAASPVRKSARGRVPKHSFVEEEAKNTEASQVLVESINTEIPENLPVVTKTRKGRKAKQDDAVVVPTVDANAVDPQCPDASEEQVQAPVVKPGRRKKMEKIESQPSEEPEQKTEIVCEENAVASEDVKLQTSLGTETVSTTRARRGRPAKKEHLKTEPTPASESEIPSTHVVVVAEKPLTPVAKSGRGRKGKKETVKDQPLDDVTVVSKAVSEADVDNKEETQTLVVKSGRGRKAKLQKPQIAEEVVEQTAIETCTHIPVTEEPTEMLVKSVRGNRKTKQSKMTVSVEENIVSPVEQAETPAVKPGRKRAVIAKEPEMVADVSVKRGRRAVADPAPPVAIVSSRARKAVAKAESEVTEDVASSEEPVKPVKHTRRTAKAPESKKEESTMTQADSEFVAVENTTVVALAKVERGSRGKKQKDLTKDISKNQIKESAAVEEANEMKPSKTVNWGPDLVIGKDIETSTDVKEPLMKKSKRLGKLPSETTSTESNESADLPPRGRRGRGAKKEEPPVADSKEAAPVLAKPLRRGKAVAPSAPKSEPTDSKTSTPLKRKRNEVIEVTDESVNQEPLPKRRGRVAKSAEVAAEVSSKEKISEAEPENAEPTPKKTGNRAARGQKRTAQEPDPAPAKAQESVLGTTTRKGRSVKKVEEVDVPTEAAPVRRTRRK, via the exons ATGTCACCTTTTTGTGAGCTGTACCAAATGGTCAAACAGGACCTTGCTGCAAAATCACCATGGAAGTCTGAGCTACCAAAAACACCTCTTGCAAGACCTCAGGTTGGTCACAAGAAAGTTCTTGCTGCAGATGTTAAAAGTAGTCCGATACCAGTCCCAACCACATCTACCAAGAAGCGAAGATCTTCGAAATCCAAATCTGAAGATTCAACTGGACCAGCTATTATTCAGAGCTCATTGAATGCAAATGTGGAAGAAAAACCCACTGAAGATATGCCATCTGTAGGGCCCAGTACCCCCTCAATTACGGAGAAAAATATAATTCCTGTCTCCCAGAAGAAGAGAACACCCTTGAAATCACCTCAGAAGTTCAGTGCTGATGACGTAGTCCAGCAGATTGTCATAGAGCCACAGCCTGAAGAGAAAACCCCTAAATCCCCAAAAGGAAGGAGAAGTGGTGGATCACAGAATCAAAGCCTTTCTCATCAAATACCCTCAGTCGAGCCTCAGACTCCAGGCTCTGAGGATAAAAACACTGAAGTGAAAATGTCACCGAGAACATCTCCAAGAGCAAATGCTGGCAAAAGATTTCAAGTCCAAGATGTTCTGCCTGAAATTACGGCTACCACATCAGCTTCTAAGAAGCAAG GTAATGAGCTATGTGATGGTAATGAATCTTACAATGAAGTAACCATTCCAAAATCAAAGAAAAAGCGAGTGTCCTTTGGTGGTCAGTTAAGCCCAGAGCTATTTGATAAACGCCTGCCTCCAAATTCCCCCCTTCGGCGTGGGGCAGCCCCACGACGTAGTTTGGGTCTTTCCCAAAAGCCCCAATCTCTCCTACGACGAGCATCCACCATCGGTCTTATG gctcttcGACTTGCAGAAACCTTTCCAGAGGCTCAAAAACATTCTCCAAAGAGAGCTTCACCCAAACGGACAGCATCTCCAGCGAAGACTCAATCACCTGGTAAAAAGTCACCAAGTACCAAGGCTAGAACTCCATCTCCTGCCAAAAAGTCACCATGTTCCAAAGCTAAAACTCCATCACCTAAACCTCAAAAGTCACCATCTGCTTCAACCAAGGCTCCAACACCATCCTCTTCTCCTGCTACACCCAGGACACCTTCTTCTGCTAAGAGAGCTTCATCTTCAGCGATTGAGTCTGTGGGTGACATGTCTTTAACTGTGACACCTAGGGTGCAGGGGCGGTTTTCAATCTCTCGTATCAGTACTCCATCACCTGTCCAGGACCAAGGGGACGAGTCTGAACCACAGTCAACCATTGTAGATGTGCCCCAGAAATGTGTAACACCAAAGATACCTTTAAGGAGGAAGAGCATGAAGTCTTCTTCAAGAAAAACACCCAAAAGTGCAATTAAAAGTGCACTTGATGTCATGCGTTCAAGACGCAGTGGAGCATCACGGGCTAATCTAAAAG TGTTGACCTCTTGGGCTGATATTGTGAAGTTTGGTCAAACCAAACCTCAGATGGAAGTTACAACTAAGAAAAAATCTACGAAGAACATAGTAGTGAAGAAAACTGCAGTCCCAAAACCCAAG ACACCTGCACGGAGGCTGAAAGATGATGTCAGCACTGGGCATGCAGCATCTCCACTTACCATTGTTGTTGGCAAAGCCCATATGAAGACTAACCAGTCTGTTGGTGCTGCACCTAAAATAGTGCCAAACATAGCACTGTTCAAGAAGGACATGAAAATGGATGAGGACTTGACAG GTGTTGCAGAGAttttcaaaacacctgcaaacacCAGGTCTAAGAATAGAGTTCTTGTGAATAATGAATGTCCAGAGATTCTTCTGAATGAGATTTCAGTGATGAAAACACCAGAGGAATTGG GTGAAATGATGGTTTCACCATTAAGTGTGGTCTCCACTGCCAAACGTGGTGGCTACAACAATGAAGCAGTGACACGACTTCTTTTGGACAACCAGGATGATAGTTTGTTGGAAGACGAAAGTCTTTCTCAGCTCCCTGAGAACTCAAATGAGGCAAGTTTCCATGACATCATTCCAGACGTAGAGACACCTTCTGATGTACAAATGGAGGAAGAGGCTGCTGCACCTGAAGCAGTAGTCAAAACCCCAAAACAGAGAGCAGCACCATCTTTGTGCCTCACTGGAGTCAAGCGACTCATGAAGACACCCAAACAGAAGGCAGAACCAATTGAGGATTTAAGAGGAAAGCTGCTCAAGACCCCGAAGGTATTTAAACCTTCCCAGCATGAAAGTCTAGAAGGTGTTAAGGAACTCTTAAAGACTCCCAAATACAGGGGAGCTCCAGTAGAAGACATGGTTGGAGTGAAAAGAGTGATGCAGACACCAAAAGAGAAAAGCAAACCTGTACTCTGCGCAGCTGGTCTTCAGAGGCTTATGAGAACACCCAAAGAAAAGGCAGAGCAACATGAAGACCTGACTGGTGTGAAAGAACTGATGAAAACACCAAAAATAGAGGGAGCTATGGTGGAGAATCAGTTAGGGCCAAAACGATTGGTGAAGACACCTAAGCGGAAGAGAAATCAAGTTGAAGAGGACCTAACTGGTGTTCAACAACTGATGAAGACCCCTAAGCACAAAGGAGAACCAGTTGAAGATGAAATGTGTGTACAAAGGCTAATGCAGACTCCCAAAGAGAAAGATGTACCTGTAGAAGAAATCTCTGGTTTGAAGCAGGTAATTCAGGCTCCCAATCAAAAAGAAGATCCTGTCAGCAGTCAGTTTGGAATCAGTGACCTGATGAGGACCCCTCAATTTAAAGAATCATTGGCAGAGGATTATTCTGGGTTTAAAGAATTTCAGTCAGAGAATAGCTCTTCCCTGACAACAGAAAGCAGAGTGACTGAGCCTACTGAG ATACAAGAACCAGAGGAAAGTGGCTCTGGATTCATACCAGTTGAAG GTTTGGATGAGGAACATGACGAAGAAAATGTCTGTCCAGTTAAAACCATGGAGACTGAAGTTGTAAAATCTGTGGATCTTCAGTGCACAGCTAAAGTAGTTGAATCTAATCAGAGTGATCAAGAGGTTGAGACTGTAATTCCCCAGGAAAGACACCCTGACCAGAATGAAGAGTCAATTTCAGTTGAGGCTGTTGATGTCTTTTCTTTTGGGGCAGATGAGAAAACCCAGGAGCAGTCTGAAGAAGCTGTATGCGTATCTGATAATACCAATGCAACAGTTGGAGCTACCCCAACTGCTGAGCCAGAGGAGCTAATCAAGTCTCCACCTGCCAACAAAATTCAGCGTGGCAGTCGAGGAAGAGCAGCACAGAAATCCAAAAATGAAATGGTCAAAGCACCTGCTGTGTTGTCATTAATTGAAGAGGAAAATATGAGTTGTCCAATTCCTGCTAGCCCTGCCAGAGGAAGGAGAGGCAAGATACTTCTTGAAGTTCCagaaatggccgccagcccagtcaGAAAATCAGCCCGTGGTAGAGTTCCCAAGCATAGCTTTGTGGAAGAAGAGGCAAAGAATACTGAGGCTTCCCAAGTACTTGTAGAGTCCATAAATACTGAGATACCAGAGAACCTGCCTGTTGTTACCAAAACCAGGAAAGGAAGGAAAGCTAAACAAGATGATGCTGTAGTTGTGCCCACTGTTGATGCAAATGCTGTTGACCCACAGTGTCCTGATGCCAGCGAAGAGCAGGTCCAAGCTCCTGTTGTGAAACCTGGGAGAAGAAAGAAGATGGAAAAAATAGAAAGCCAACCTTCAGAAGAACCTGAACAGAAAACTGAAATTGTTTGTGAAGAAAATGCTGTTGCATCAGAGGATGTGAAGTTGCAGACTTCACTAGGTACTGAAACTGTCTCTACAACTAGAGCTAGGAGGGGTAGGCCAGCAAAGAAGGAACACTTGAAAACCGAGCCAACCCCTGCTTCAGAAAGTGAAATCCCAAGCACTCATGTTGTTGTAGTGGCTGAGAAGCCACTGACACCTGTGGCAAAGTCAGGGCGTGGAAGGAAAGGTAAAAAAGAAACTGTCAAGGACCAACCCTTGGATGATGTCACTGTTGTTTCCAAAGCTGTGTCAGAGGCAGATGTTGACAACAAAGAGGAGACTCAAACACTTGTGGTCAAGTCTGGCAGAGGGAGAAAGGCTAAACTGCAGAAACCACAAATAGCTGAAGAGGTTGTTGAGCAAACTGCTATAGAAACCTGCACACATATTCCTGTGACTGAAGAACCCACTGAAATGTTGGTCAAATCTGTGAGAGGGAATAGGAAGACAAAGCAGTCAAAGATGACCGTTTCAGTTGAGGAGAACATTGTCAGTCCAGTTGAACAAGCAGAAACCCCTGCTGTAAAACCTGGTCGAAAAAGGGCAGTAATTGCAAAGGAACCTGAAATGGTAGCAGATGTTTCTGTCAAAAGGGGTCGCCGTGCTGTTGCAGACCCTGCACCACCAGTTGCTATAGTATCTAGCCGTGCACGTAAAGCAGTTGCCAAGGCAGAGTCTGAGGTTACCGAGGATGTGGCTTCATCAGAGGAGCCAGTTAAGCCTGTAAAACATACCAGGAGAACAGCAAAAGCACCCGAATCAAAGAAAGAAGAAAGTACCATGACACAAGCAGATTCTGAATTTGTTGCTGTTGAGAATACAACAGTTGTTGCACTGGCTAAAGTGGAAAGAGGGAGCCGTGGCAAAAAACAGAAGGATTTAACTAAGGACATCTCTAAAAACCAAATCAAAGAATCTGCTGCAGTTGAGGAAGCTAATGAAATGAAACCCTCAAAAACGGTTAACTGGGGCCCCGATTTGGTCATCGGTAAAGATATTGAAACTTCTACAGATGTAAAAGAACCACTAATGAAGAAATCCAAAAGATTAGGCAAATTGCCATCTGAGACAACCTCCACAGAATCAAATGAATCAGCTGATCTGCCACCCAGAGGCCGCAGAGGGAGGGGAGCGAAAAAAGAAGAACCTCCTGTTGCAGACTCTAAAGAAGCAGCTCCGGTACTTGCCAAGCCATTGAGAAGAGGAAAGGCAGTGGCTCCTTCTGCACCCAAATCAGAGCCCACTGATAGCAAGACATCAACTCCCCTCAAAAGGAAAAGGAATGAGGTTATCGAGGTAACGGATGAGTCAGTAAATCAGGAACCTTTGCCAAAGAGAAGAGGCAGAGTGGCCAAAAGCGCTGAAGTTGCAGCAGAGGTCTCcagcaaagaaaaaatatctgaagCTGAACCAGAAAATGCTGAACCAACTCCCAAGAAAACTGGTAATAGAGCTGCAAGAGGACAGAAAAGGACAGCTCAGGAACCAGATCCGGCACCTGCCAAGGCTCAAGAGTCTGTTTTAG GAACCACCACTCGAAAAGGAAGGAGTGTGAAAAAAGTAGAGGAAGTAGATGTCCCTACAGAGGCAGCTCCTGTTAGACGCACCAGGAGGAAGTAA